DNA sequence from the Coffea arabica cultivar ET-39 chromosome 11c, Coffea Arabica ET-39 HiFi, whole genome shotgun sequence genome:
tataaacaaataaaaaaaaggattaattATTTATGTACTGACAGTATAGTTACTTTTTTACACTAACAGCAAAAGATGTATACCATATGTCaatgatttaaattttaaatttaaattcatgttaGGTGGTATAATTGAAACCTGCTAGTGTAAAAAAAGTTGTACACTTAAagtgtataaaaaaaattactcaaaaaataaatagaagTTATAGGTATGGAAGTTATTAAAAGTTATTAAATTAAgcatttatttttaataaatcttTACTTTTTAtaggataaaattaaaaaataacacaaaataacacaaaatttgAACACCAAACACCCTCATCAGGCTTTTATGTTCAGCTCATTTCACTGCAAACTACAATAGCATACATACAGAACTACAAAATACAGCTGCtcacattttttgttttttttgggagTTCCGTGGCTATATAATCCGTGTGATCAGGACAAAGTCGTTCGGCCCCATCTTCAAATTCCATCCAAGGCTTCGTGGTAGCCATAGAGGCAGATGGTTTTTCCGATTCCTGGAAAGGGAAGGCACTTACAGAGATACAATGATCAAGGTTGTCGTCTTGTTGTAGGGTATGGTTTTGCAACATCTTTCTGATCCTTCAGAACTTTTTAACTTTTGGAATACCAAACGAAACAAAAGGGAACAATACATACTAAAATTTATCTAGACACTTGTTTCTCTATTGTTAACTTAATTTGGTTCTGGGATCATGTCCTAGAATCCAACTACTTGGTTTTGTTTTGGATCATCAATAGGTTTttgattttcatgttttaaacttgGCTCATTGGCTTCTGTATTATTCAGGTGTATCCCGTATAGATTTAAGTCGGAAGGAAGTGAGAGGACCAATAACGAAGTGGAAGTCCTTCTTGTCAGTTCACCAAAAAGTCAAGAGGTTATGTTCCCGAAGGTAATTAGTTGCATAACAACATTTCTTGATCGATCATTTGGTACTAATTGATGCATTGATAAATGAATGATGCTTAACAATTTTGAAAACCAGGGAGGTTGGGAATTTGGTGAATCTATTAAAGAAGCTGCTCGTCGTGAAACACTTGAAGAAGCTGGAGTTCTTGGCAATGTTGAGGTGAGCAAGATTTTGGATGAGGATTTCATACAGCTTGTCCATGTTTAGTTATCTTTGAACTAGCAAAAAAATGTTAAGATTTTTGTACTAACAAAAAGTTCTAAGATAAAAATTGTCAGTACAGGTTTTCTTGAATAAGATGTTTGATCTGATCGGATGGTGTAAATTGCAGGATGAACTAGGTATATGGAGATTCAAGAGCAAAAGCCAAGAAATCTACCATGAAGGTTACATGTTCCCTTTGCTTGTAACAGAAGAACTTGATCCATGGCCTGAAAAAAATGTCAGGAAAAGAGCATGGGTATGTTGCACATCCATATATCTAACGAtcattaaattttcattttacatAATTTAACAGAttgatttcttaaattttttgaaagaaattaaatcctaagAATAGCCGTGTACGGCATATTTCACAATGTTAACTGTGGGAAAATTTTGTAAAGACTAGACGAATTTCAAAAGTAAAGCAACTGCTACAGCCTGATTTTGTTTTGCTTATGATATGTGCATCTCAACTGCGGTAATTCATGGTGCAACTAGAGTTTGGTCTGTAAAggttgcaaaaatatttttagattTGACTTTAAAGCTAAATGTTAACTCTTAACACTCAACTCCTGATCTTCTCTTATGTATGCTAGCTAGTATATGCTTATGTGACAGATATGACCAGAAGAAGTTCATTTCTGCTGAATTTTCTCTTGAACTTTGAAAATTCTTAGATGCTAACTCTTTATGCAGATGACTGTGGTAGAAGCACGAGATGCATGCAAGCAATGGTGGATGAAGGAAGCTTTAGATAGATTAATAAATAGGCTTCCATCGCCAGATGAGCTTTCTCCAGCTCGCCCTGCAGATGAGCAAGAAATAGCCTTAGCTACTCCCGTGGAGCAAAGATTTGTCCCTGCTATACAAGCAAATATTGAAGAGGAACAAGACGTTCTACCCAGTTCTCTAAGCTAGAATTCAggggttttttttgttttttgtttttttggggtCTCCCCTTTATTTTCTGTTAACCTGTAAAGTTTTCCTTATCAAACTTCGTCTTTTCCTTGCAAATGGAAAGTTATATGCTTTATGTAATTGGTTCTGAAGTTGAATCCAATGAAAACCTGAATTCTGCCTAATTCAAAATCTCTTACTTCGGTAGGCAGCACATTTCTTGAATCTCATCTGGTCAAGTGAAAACTGAAAAGGGGTAGCAATGGTTGTGGTCAAGCATATGTTCGTGCAACAGCTGTACACATAACTGGAAAAAAGGGCTAACAACATGAAAATTTAGCAAATCTTTTGCCCGGTCCCCCCCACCCCATGTGAGAGATCGTGCACATCCGCAACTTAATTTGCAGCATTTTGATCTTCCAATATGGATATGGACCATCAGTCTCCTCAATTTATACGAAGACCTATTCGTTCTTGCCCGCCTTCCATGTACAGCAAAATGTTAGTCGTTGTCTTCAATAACCCCTCCAAATTAGTACAAAGCCATTCAAAATCTCAGGCTCTGTTTGAATTCgcctattttttaaaaacatgTTTTTCAAATACGATGTTACATcaatacacaaataaaaataattcaaaaatatctcatttatacaatatatcaaatatttcagaaaatatttatagtaaaagttttttcatatacactgatacagtaaaatatttcaaaaacactctcaaaacagctaatccaagcGGAGCACAGTTTTCACTCCAAATACACTAATTActgcctttcctttttcttcatttttcatatttgatCAAGATTTTCTTCTAGATATTAGGTATCAGCTTACTAAGGTTAAAATTCAGCATTACAGTTACGGTATTCTTCTAACACGCTCCACCTCCAAGAGAGGAAAATATTCTGATGATCATGTATTCCTCTGATGTCATGCATCGACCATATTacaagcaatttccaagaaagatTGCCATAATGGCAACTGATTCCAAGTATGGGAAATCGACTGAACTTGGAATAAAGGAACAACCAGAGCTAGCCAGTCCTTGTGTGTACGTATCTGCATAATATACAAGCACTTGTAATCCACATGCAAATAATTGGTTCTTGTACATCCAAAATTCTACACAAGACTGAGACATGAAAGTTGATCTGTGCAACGAGATAAGATTCATGCCTTAAACATGAAACCTTTGGTGAAAGCGCATTTATAAAGGTTAGGTCATACAGAGAAAGGTTGTTAAAATAGACAAAGGATCCTTCTGGGAAATTCACTGGCCTCATCTGAAGAAAAGTAAGGGTATATATAAAGCTTGAAAAGCATACAACTTTGTGTTGTGGTCTAACATAATTTTGTAGTAATTAATGACTTAGCATCGACCTCTTTTACACGGTAACGTTCAAGAAACTTCATTTTTGTTAGTTGTGACAACAAGGATAGAAAAATGGATTAATTTTCTATGCATTGACAAAATATACACATTTATTATTGGATGCATGACACGTaatccaaatttgaatttgaaatccaaattttgcaTATATGTCATGTATCCAAttgtgatagtgtatatactgtcaatatatatattatttactCTAGACAAATTCACATTTAAATAGGGATTAGGTATTAATGTTAATGATGAGTACTCTTGTTAAATTAAAGAGTAGATTACCACTCATCATTGCTAATGTAATATTTTAGTTGAGATTTCCCTATAACACAGGTAGTAATGTATCAGCCGTGCGGATGAGAAGCATCTATTGCTTTTCTTCGAGGTGAACCAATACTTAAGGCTGATATTAGATCAAAGAGGAGCAGAGCATGAGAATCTTAGACCTATTTGCTAAAAGCAAGGAGATTATATCAATAGGTAGAGAAAGACTAAAGGAGGGAGAAAAGATACTTTTTGACTTGTTCTGTTGAACCAAGTTAATGTGACACAACATatataaagggataatttcagaaatctcccctaaggtttctgacaatttcattgaGCCCCCataagatttaaaaaattacacttacctcccttgatttaATAGTTTGAGGAgcaaaaccttaaaataatattgacttagacaattttttaaatgaataccccAAAATGCCCTTATggaatgagttttaatttattttcctatacaattataagattatttagtataattaCGAGGAAAAGGTACCAAATTTTTCATGTCCATatctatttgataaacaactataataataattttttttgctatgatatgatattttttatggtagtttattatggatttagatttataagatagaaaagaaaatgttgaaataattcatttagagtttataaatttttggaCTAAtgggattatcataatttagtagtgcttttgggccatttttttttatttattgttaattttaataccaaaaaataaaaaaaaaagatcagcaaaaacatttgattatatataaaattaactcgtcaaaaaaaatcactagttcgCTATTTGGTTATAATAGAAACCTAGAGGCAATAGTAGTAGTTCTACAGTTTTATTagtgaaaaatttaaaaaaaaaaaaaggaataagaaggaaaaaaatgaaaaaataattttgaaactcattctaagtataagcataccaaataagagaatttcattaaaatatttaagggtaaaattatcattttaaatgataagggaggtatgtgtaat
Encoded proteins:
- the LOC113716551 gene encoding nudix hydrolase 17, mitochondrial-like → MVFPIPGKGRHLQRYNDQGCRLVVGCIPYRFKSEGSERTNNEVEVLLVSSPKSQEVMFPKGGWEFGESIKEAARRETLEEAGVLGNVEDELGIWRFKSKSQEIYHEGYMFPLLVTEELDPWPEKNVRKRAWMTVVEARDACKQWWMKEALDRLINRLPSPDELSPARPADEQEIALATPVEQRFVPAIQANIEEEQDVLPSSLS